The window CTTTGAAATAATTTGCGGGAATAAAATAACCTTTACCATCATTTGTTTGAAGTTTGAATTTGTTATTGTCTGATACCAAATAATCCCAGTAGTTACCTAAAAACTCAACTGCTTTATCACCATCTAATTGGAGAATTTTTGTTGTGAGCCATAATTTATTCGAACGATAGTATTTTTTTTCTCCGCTTTTCAATATTCTTGGAGTAGGCATGAAACCTTGAGAATTAAAAACAGAATCATCCTTGTACTTAGTTATAAATTTCTGATATGGTGTATAATACAAGTATTCCCTGTCATTAGGATTTATATCTGTTATTTTGTCTGTAATAATTGCAGCCGATCTTACAATTTCAAACGCGAGGAAATTTAGGAAATTCTTTGCATCCTGTTTGGAAAGATTAAAATTTTTGACAACCACCTGAATAATATCATCGCTATTTCCAAGATATTCAAAAGAGATTTTACCCAATGAAACGAGTGATGTATCTCGATTGCAATTATAAAGCTCATTAAGGACAGCAACCCATGCATTACGCCGATTTTCGGTAATTGACGATTCTATATGGTCGGAATTGCTTTTACGAAACAAATTCAATCCTGAATAATAATTGTCAAGTACGCTTACAAAATCACTAATGTTCAGACCTTCTTTATAATTGCTTTCTTCTTGTGTAACTACATTCCAAATTCCTCGTCGACGTAAAAATTCTTTATAAGATTCACTTAAATAGCAAGCAAATTTTGCAGCTCCCTGACGGCTGTCTGAGAAAATTAGAAATTGACTCCCTGTTCTTGATTTAATTTTTTTCTTTTCGACTTTTTGTAAAAATGGATTAGTAGTTGATTGTTCTTCAGCGTTTTCTTCAACATCAAATTTATATTCTGGTATTTGTTCGTATAAAGAGGTTGCAATAACTGCTGTGGCTGCATCATACCCCAAATTAAATCGTCTCAAATGTCCACCACAATTTAAACAATTATCTTTGGGCGATTTAAAAATCTTTATTTGTTGAATGTTTCCACAAGTACACCAACTATTATGAGCCTCGTCCTCTTCCACTATTGCACCGCAGTTTTTGCATAAATAAAAAACTTTATCTTCATTTTTCTTCTTCGCTTTTATCTTGATTTCATTTTTACCGTTTTCTTCCTCTTCTTCAAATAAATTTTGGTTGTATTGCACTTGATAATAACTCAGTTCATCCAAATTACTTGCTATAAGCAGTTTACCATTTGTTACCTTTCCAAGAATAGCAATTTCTCCACAATCTTCACAAACAGCAATTTCAAACATTTTTGCTGTTTTTTCATATGCAATAGGAAAATGGTCTCTTCTTATTAGCGACAAACTATTTTTGTAGTCAAGTGCTAAATAACAGCCATCTAATGCTTTGAGAAAATAATGATATCGGATATCAATGAGCGGTTTCCCATTTTTTCTTGCTTTCGCACACAACGCAATAAATCTTACTGCTTCCTGGCTTGTTATTTCAAGAAGTTCGGCAAAATCACTGAGTTTTAATAAACTGCCCTTGCTTCTCATTTTAGCATAAAAACTCGAAGAAGAAATGATATCATATAATACTTCTGCCTCTCCTTCCTCTCTTTCTTTAGAGTATTTGAAATCAAGGTTGTACTTATCTAAAATATCATTAAAGAAATTTTCCTCATTTGCTAAGTCAGTAAATAATTGAATCGGATATTGATAAATTTTAGATGACTTTTGTGAGTTATCACGATAGGCTGTTATTATCTCATCAGTGGTATAATTACAACCTGTTAATCGTTCCGCAAATTCAACGACCCTCTCATTACTTGATGGGCTACCATCTCCTAATGTTGCTGATGTTAGAATAAATTGAGGCTTTCTTTTACCGGTTATCCTGCCTTTTAATCTTCCCATTAGAAATGCAGTTTCAATTCCAGTCGCCCCTGCATAAACGTGCGCCTCATCCAATACTACGAATTTGAAATTGGAATTACTGAATATTGAATCATCGCCTGGTCGAAAAAGCATGTGTTCTAACATGGCATAGTTTGTAAACAAAATATGGGGTGGGTGTTCCTTCATCCTTTCACGGGACACCTCCTCATTTGGCAACCTCTTTCTCAATTCCGGATATTTTTCGTTGGCATACATTGCTTCATAAAGCTTAATTGCATCCATTTCTCTATTTTCCGTACCACCATTATAAACCCCAAAACGAATATCAGGGTATGCCATCAGAATTTCACGCAGTCCTTTAATCTGGTCGTTTGCCAATGCATTCATCGGGTAAATGAAAATTGCCCTGACTCCATCATTCAGTTGCCCTTTTTCTTTTTCTCGGAGTAATTCGTTGATAACGGGAATCAAAAAACAATTTGTTTTACCACTCCCAGTACCTGTTGATACTACTAAATTTTTTCCAGAGACAATTTTCTCAACAGCCTTTTCCTGATGTAAATACAAAGGTCGGGAAATGGGAAGTTTTGGTGGGTATTTTTTTTTGCTTTCCAAATCTCTAAAAAGTGGTGACAACGTTCCATTATCAATCAATTCTTCAATTGATTTCCCAGATTTAAAAGAATCTTTTATTTCAACGAATGGTCCGTTTGAAACAGTTTTATCTAACTCTTCAACTAATTTTTTCTGCAGATTTTGATTGCGAAAATGAAAGGTAGTACTGATATAACCAATGTACTCTTTCTTAATTTCATCTGCTGCTTTTGCCGGATT of the Petrimonas mucosa genome contains:
- a CDS encoding DEAD/DEAH box helicase translates to MFNPAKAADEIKKEYIGYISTTFHFRNQNLQKKLVEELDKTVSNGPFVEIKDSFKSGKSIEELIDNGTLSPLFRDLESKKKYPPKLPISRPLYLHQEKAVEKIVSGKNLVVSTGTGSGKTNCFLIPVINELLREKEKGQLNDGVRAIFIYPMNALANDQIKGLREILMAYPDIRFGVYNGGTENREMDAIKLYEAMYANEKYPELRKRLPNEEVSRERMKEHPPHILFTNYAMLEHMLFRPGDDSIFSNSNFKFVVLDEAHVYAGATGIETAFLMGRLKGRITGKRKPQFILTSATLGDGSPSSNERVVEFAERLTGCNYTTDEIITAYRDNSQKSSKIYQYPIQLFTDLANEENFFNDILDKYNLDFKYSKEREEGEAEVLYDIISSSSFYAKMRSKGSLLKLSDFAELLEITSQEAVRFIALCAKARKNGKPLIDIRYHYFLKALDGCYLALDYKNSLSLIRRDHFPIAYEKTAKMFEIAVCEDCGEIAILGKVTNGKLLIASNLDELSYYQVQYNQNLFEEEEENGKNEIKIKAKKKNEDKVFYLCKNCGAIVEEDEAHNSWCTCGNIQQIKIFKSPKDNCLNCGGHLRRFNLGYDAATAVIATSLYEQIPEYKFDVEENAEEQSTTNPFLQKVEKKKIKSRTGSQFLIFSDSRQGAAKFACYLSESYKEFLRRRGIWNVVTQEESNYKEGLNISDFVSVLDNYYSGLNLFRKSNSDHIESSITENRRNAWVAVLNELYNCNRDTSLVSLGKISFEYLGNSDDIIQVVVKNFNLSKQDAKNFLNFLAFEIVRSAAIITDKITDINPNDREYLYYTPYQKFITKYKDDSVFNSQGFMPTPRILKSGEKKYYRSNKLWLTTKILQLDGDKAVEFLGNYWDYLVSDNNKFKLQTNDGKGYFIPANYFKVNLGNNAVLWKCKKCGKVTQFNIGNNCIQIGCEGILERLNSEEFCNDNYYAMLYKSEKVSPLFVKEHTAQLAKKDALDYQQQFIRKEINALSCSTTFEMGVDVGELETVFLRNIPPLASNYAQRVGRAGRRIDAAAFALTFARLSSHDFTFFDSPIEMINGVIYPPKFNLDNEKILKRHIYAVALSLYLKINPDLYSANNAKPFINEKGYLGFLDWLKSEPVELSDLLRNSISITDKQLKNKYINSYEWLEEFIGEQGIFSKIMKEFEQNVEYLKREYEKAIRARDVDTATIFSRKLERYQKNDLIDFLVRGNILPKYGFPVDSVELTQNIAAKSFKSLNLSRDLSVAIAEYAPSSEVVADGGLYTSRYIRKPIVNKSEMSDFETGYFSKCSICDEINYSKMPIGTDGIPCAICGHILKNRDFYKSIEPRAGFIAEEEIKNVPLRSQERKYRTDAIYIGDETAYPISSYV